A region of Hydrogenimonas cancrithermarum DNA encodes the following proteins:
- a CDS encoding MoaD/ThiS family protein: protein MVKVEFLGPIGKAPIEIDAKTLADVAEVLKRDPEIAKWLEQSAVAVNDTMVNTLDIELKEGDRISLLPPVCGG, encoded by the coding sequence ATGGTCAAAGTGGAATTTTTGGGGCCAATCGGCAAAGCCCCGATCGAAATAGACGCCAAAACACTCGCCGATGTGGCCGAAGTCCTGAAGAGGGACCCCGAGATCGCGAAATGGCTCGAGCAGTCCGCCGTCGCCGTCAACGACACGATGGTCAACACGCTCGATATCGAATTGAAAGAGGGGGATAGAATATCGCTTCTTC
- a CDS encoding MqnA/MqnD/SBP family protein, translating to MIFGKIEYLNLLPFHLFLKRALRHGIEKKAWQKRGSVPSRINRAFEARRVDAAVISSIKSRGRECTDFGIVADGEVMSVLVLPGKSRRDTDSDTSNALASLLGIEGEVMIGDKALRYRLANPGEGIDLAEAWKERTGLPFVFARLCAHSRHIRRLRRLTQRFFTSPPKIPYRILRREAKARGLNAAELRNYLNKIYYRLGWREKRALKRFLRNERRGRRKR from the coding sequence ATGATTTTTGGAAAAATAGAATATCTCAACCTGCTGCCCTTTCATCTCTTTTTGAAACGCGCTTTACGCCACGGTATAGAGAAGAAAGCGTGGCAGAAACGCGGTTCGGTCCCCTCCCGGATCAACCGTGCATTCGAAGCAAGACGGGTCGATGCGGCCGTCATCTCCAGCATCAAAAGCAGAGGAAGAGAATGCACCGATTTCGGTATCGTCGCTGACGGCGAGGTGATGAGCGTTCTCGTTCTGCCGGGAAAAAGCCGCCGAGACACGGATTCGGACACATCCAACGCGCTGGCGAGCCTTCTGGGGATCGAGGGAGAGGTGATGATAGGGGACAAGGCACTGCGATATCGGCTCGCCAATCCGGGCGAAGGTATCGACCTCGCCGAAGCATGGAAAGAGCGGACTGGCCTCCCTTTTGTTTTCGCGAGGTTGTGCGCCCATTCCAGACATATCCGGCGTCTCAGACGGCTGACGCAACGCTTTTTCACCTCTCCTCCAAAAATTCCCTACCGAATCCTGAGGAGAGAGGCGAAGGCCCGCGGATTGAACGCTGCGGAACTTCGGAATTATCTGAATAAAATCTACTACCGGCTTGGCTGGCGGGAAAAAAGGGCGCTCAAACGCTTTTTACGAAACGAACGAAGAGGCAGAAGAAAAAGATGA
- a CDS encoding cytochrome-c peroxidase: protein MKYTLLFILLIGGALHLSADEPIQPIPKTIPYDHKKAELGRLLFMDPMLSSDGTVSCHSCHDFDHGGADPRPVSIGVHGKPGNVNAPTVFNSYFNFRQFWNGRAKDLKDQANGPLHNPVEMDMIPKEIETYISKNGYYNRLFREVFHSEPSYPKALEAIAEFEKALITPNCRFDRYMRGEIELSAMEKKGYRLFKTLGCITCHNGINVGGNSYQKFGLIFPYVWRAENPDRYAITHDPKDKNVYKVPTLRNIALTAPYFHDGSAKSLEESLRKMGHHNLGFELEEEEITALKAFLNALTGEKPAILREGGRKR, encoded by the coding sequence ATGAAATATACGCTTCTTTTTATACTTTTGATAGGAGGTGCGCTTCATCTATCGGCGGACGAACCGATTCAACCCATCCCTAAAACCATTCCCTACGATCACAAAAAAGCGGAACTCGGCAGGCTGCTTTTCATGGATCCGATGCTCTCTTCCGACGGTACGGTTAGCTGCCACAGCTGCCACGATTTCGACCATGGCGGAGCGGACCCGAGACCCGTTTCGATCGGCGTACACGGGAAGCCCGGCAATGTCAACGCCCCGACGGTCTTCAACAGCTACTTCAACTTCCGCCAGTTCTGGAACGGCCGCGCCAAAGACCTGAAAGACCAGGCCAACGGACCGCTCCACAATCCCGTCGAGATGGATATGATTCCCAAAGAGATCGAAACCTACATATCGAAAAACGGATACTACAACAGACTCTTCCGCGAAGTTTTTCACTCCGAACCCTCCTACCCGAAAGCGCTCGAAGCGATCGCGGAGTTCGAAAAGGCGCTCATCACGCCCAATTGCCGTTTTGACCGATACATGAGAGGAGAAATTGAACTCTCCGCTATGGAGAAAAAAGGGTACAGGCTCTTCAAAACCCTCGGATGCATCACCTGCCACAACGGAATCAACGTCGGAGGCAACAGCTACCAGAAATTCGGTCTCATCTTCCCTTACGTCTGGAGAGCGGAAAATCCCGACAGATATGCCATCACCCACGATCCGAAAGACAAGAATGTCTACAAAGTCCCGACGCTCAGAAACATCGCGCTCACAGCCCCCTACTTTCACGACGGGAGCGCGAAGAGTCTCGAAGAGTCTCTTCGTAAAATGGGCCACCACAATCTCGGTTTCGAACTGGAAGAGGAGGAGATCACGGCTCTGAAAGCTTTCTTGAACGCTCTCACCGGCGAAAAACCCGCCATTTTGCGAGAGGGCGGGCGAAAGCGATGA
- a CDS encoding putative bifunctional diguanylate cyclase/phosphodiesterase produces the protein MNRLFAKVGIALTAALLGIGIILYQQNSLKESFGRIESTNQTFQKLHTDIVTLQHTVLQANYFLYFNTDRILQESKTITNELQSLEKKIRDNADYYPYTLHHLRKTQALFAKRVETIHDFLTLNASLKNSFVYLPTLARKAYTLFDITKPLDREIILLLSKINTSLFLAKNALDESFVEELHTYEKELAGYLRRIGEKRKARLLEASYRHLNVFVSYFPRFHKELNEILDKSMVHSLEKTFRLFSKESKKELDHINTIGNVFLLIYLGTILVVIYFIIHSEKENIRLKKMRDWLEKSLVTDPLTGLLNREAYHHRKNLLSKPALILLNIDRFKHINEFYGAAIGDAVLQECTKRLKTLLQTSQKASLYRLGGDDFGVLFEYENQDEIEALIGEIFDSCDNTSFEINGLVIDISMSAGASTAKERLLETADMALKAAKSSRRSRYLIFNPSMDVSETIARNIHAIQQLKTAIANDEIFPYFQPIVDLESGKTVKYEALARMRTASKEVLTPYHFLEAAKQAKLSGTITATILRQTLETARQSGAHFSVNISSGDIASSYDKKIICGLLHEYEEIADRITFEILESEEIEDYELVADFLNRVRHHGCKIAIDDFGSGYSNFEKLLQLDIDFLKIDGSLIKNIDHDTHAELIVRTIVEFAKGAGIETVAEFVHSEAVLRKVKSLGIGFGQGFFLGKPLPFSDCPECQIKDS, from the coding sequence ATGAACCGGCTCTTCGCGAAAGTTGGCATCGCCCTGACGGCCGCGCTGCTCGGCATCGGCATCATCCTCTATCAGCAAAATTCTCTCAAAGAGAGTTTCGGTCGGATCGAATCGACCAACCAGACCTTCCAGAAACTCCATACCGACATCGTGACGCTCCAGCATACGGTTCTTCAGGCCAACTATTTTCTCTATTTCAACACCGACAGGATTCTTCAGGAGAGCAAAACCATCACAAACGAACTCCAATCGCTCGAAAAAAAGATCCGTGACAACGCCGACTACTATCCCTATACCCTTCACCATTTGCGAAAGACCCAAGCGCTTTTCGCAAAGCGGGTCGAAACGATCCACGATTTTCTGACCCTGAACGCCTCCTTGAAAAACAGTTTCGTCTATCTGCCGACACTGGCACGCAAAGCCTATACGCTCTTCGATATCACGAAACCGCTGGACCGGGAAATCATCCTGCTCCTTTCGAAAATCAACACCAGCCTTTTTCTCGCGAAAAACGCGCTCGACGAATCGTTCGTCGAAGAGCTGCACACGTACGAAAAGGAGCTGGCCGGCTATCTGAGACGTATCGGCGAGAAACGGAAAGCGCGTCTGCTGGAAGCCTCATACAGGCATCTCAATGTCTTCGTCTCCTATTTTCCGAGGTTTCATAAAGAGTTGAACGAAATTCTCGACAAATCGATGGTGCACAGCCTCGAGAAGACCTTCCGTCTCTTTTCGAAAGAGAGCAAAAAGGAGCTGGACCACATCAATACGATTGGAAACGTTTTCCTGCTCATCTATCTCGGCACCATTCTGGTCGTGATCTATTTCATTATCCATTCCGAAAAAGAGAATATCCGGTTGAAGAAGATGCGCGATTGGCTGGAAAAGTCGCTCGTGACCGATCCGCTTACGGGCCTTTTGAACAGAGAGGCGTACCATCACCGTAAGAACCTTCTATCGAAACCCGCACTGATTTTGCTCAATATCGACCGCTTCAAACATATCAACGAGTTTTACGGCGCCGCCATCGGCGATGCCGTCTTGCAAGAGTGCACCAAACGACTCAAAACCCTCCTTCAGACATCACAGAAAGCGTCTCTCTACCGTCTGGGAGGAGACGATTTCGGCGTTTTGTTCGAGTATGAAAACCAGGATGAGATCGAAGCGCTGATCGGAGAGATATTCGACAGCTGCGACAACACCTCCTTCGAGATAAACGGACTCGTTATCGATATCTCCATGTCCGCAGGCGCCAGCACGGCAAAAGAGCGCCTCCTGGAAACGGCGGACATGGCCCTCAAGGCGGCCAAATCATCCAGGCGTAGCCGCTATCTGATCTTCAATCCCTCCATGGACGTCTCCGAAACGATCGCCCGCAACATCCATGCCATTCAACAGCTCAAAACCGCCATCGCGAATGATGAAATTTTCCCCTATTTCCAGCCGATCGTCGATCTCGAAAGCGGAAAAACGGTCAAATACGAAGCCCTTGCACGCATGCGAACCGCGAGCAAAGAGGTTCTCACACCCTACCACTTTCTCGAAGCGGCGAAACAGGCGAAACTGAGCGGGACCATCACCGCAACCATTCTGCGCCAGACACTCGAAACGGCGCGCCAAAGCGGCGCGCACTTCAGCGTCAATATCTCGTCGGGAGATATCGCGAGCAGCTACGATAAAAAGATCATCTGTGGTCTTTTGCATGAATACGAAGAGATTGCGGACCGGATCACTTTTGAGATACTCGAAAGCGAAGAGATCGAGGATTACGAACTGGTGGCCGATTTTCTCAACCGGGTCAGACATCACGGCTGCAAGATCGCCATCGACGATTTCGGAAGCGGCTACTCCAATTTCGAAAAACTGCTGCAGCTCGATATCGATTTTCTGAAAATCGACGGTTCACTCATCAAAAATATCGACCACGACACCCACGCCGAACTCATCGTCCGAACCATCGTCGAATTCGCCAAAGGCGCGGGCATCGAAACGGTCGCGGAGTTCGTCCACTCCGAAGCGGTATTGAGAAAGGTGAAAAGCCTGGGCATCGGGTTTGGACAGGGCTTTTTTCTCGGCAAGCCACTCCCTTTTTCGGATTGTCCGGAGTGCCAAATAAAAGATTCATGA